A portion of the Polaribacter cellanae genome contains these proteins:
- the pruA gene encoding L-glutamate gamma-semialdehyde dehydrogenase, which translates to MARGFFNVPKAVNEPVKGYAPGSPEREELLATYKEMYKSNVDVPMHINGEEVRTGNTKNITPPHDHKHIVGQYHVAEKSHVDTAISTALAAREAWSSVSWMERASIFLKAAELLAGPYRAKMNASTMIAQSKNVYQAEIDAACEMIDFFRFNVEYMTDIFKDQPASAPGIWNRVEYRPLEGFVYAISPFNFTSIAANLPAAAALMGNVVIWKPSDHQAYSAQVIVDLFKEAGLPDGVINVVYGDPVMISDTVLASPDFSGLHFTGSTTVFKNLWKQIGNNIHTYKTYPRIVGETGGKDFIWAHNSSNPLQVATAITRGAFEYQGQKCSAASRAYIPASIWNAVKKHLTAQVNELKMGSPEDTSNFVNAVIHEGSFDKIAKYIDAAKADKDAEIILGGNHDKSVGYFIEPTVILAKTPKYATMTTELFGPVITIYIYEDANWEASLKLVDESTEYALTGAIFSTDRYIVEKASKVLENAAGNFYINDKPTGAVVGQQPFGGARASGTNDKAGSAQNLLRWTSVRLIKETFVSPQDYKYPFLG; encoded by the coding sequence ATGGCAAGAGGATTTTTTAATGTTCCAAAAGCAGTTAACGAACCAGTAAAAGGATACGCTCCTGGTTCTCCTGAAAGAGAAGAGTTGTTAGCAACTTATAAAGAAATGTACAAAAGTAATGTTGATGTGCCAATGCATATTAATGGAGAAGAAGTAAGAACAGGAAATACCAAAAACATTACACCTCCTCATGACCATAAACATATTGTTGGGCAATACCATGTTGCAGAAAAATCGCATGTAGATACTGCAATTTCTACAGCTTTAGCTGCAAGAGAAGCTTGGTCTAGCGTAAGTTGGATGGAAAGAGCCTCTATCTTTTTAAAAGCTGCAGAATTATTAGCAGGACCTTACAGAGCTAAAATGAATGCTTCTACAATGATAGCGCAATCTAAAAATGTTTACCAAGCAGAAATTGATGCTGCTTGCGAAATGATTGACTTTTTCCGTTTCAATGTAGAGTATATGACAGATATTTTTAAAGACCAGCCAGCATCTGCACCAGGAATTTGGAACAGAGTTGAGTATAGACCTTTAGAAGGTTTTGTATATGCAATTTCTCCTTTTAATTTTACTTCTATTGCAGCAAATTTACCTGCAGCAGCCGCTTTAATGGGTAATGTTGTGATTTGGAAACCCTCTGACCACCAAGCATATTCTGCACAAGTAATTGTAGATTTATTTAAGGAAGCTGGTTTGCCAGATGGTGTTATAAATGTAGTTTACGGAGATCCTGTTATGATTTCTGATACTGTTTTAGCATCTCCAGATTTCTCTGGTTTACATTTTACAGGCTCTACAACTGTTTTTAAAAATTTATGGAAACAAATAGGAAATAACATTCACACCTATAAAACATACCCAAGAATTGTTGGAGAAACTGGTGGAAAAGATTTTATTTGGGCACATAATTCTTCGAACCCTTTACAAGTTGCAACTGCAATAACAAGAGGTGCTTTTGAATATCAAGGGCAAAAATGTTCTGCAGCTTCACGTGCATACATTCCTGCTTCTATTTGGAATGCTGTTAAAAAACATTTAACTGCACAAGTAAACGAATTAAAAATGGGATCTCCAGAAGACACTTCGAACTTTGTAAATGCAGTAATTCATGAAGGTTCTTTCGATAAAATTGCAAAATATATAGATGCCGCAAAAGCGGATAAAGATGCAGAAATTATTTTAGGTGGAAACCACGATAAATCTGTTGGGTACTTTATTGAACCAACTGTAATTTTGGCAAAAACACCAAAATATGCAACAATGACAACCGAATTATTCGGCCCAGTAATTACGATTTATATTTATGAAGATGCAAACTGGGAAGCTTCTTTAAAATTAGTAGACGAATCTACAGAATACGCTTTAACAGGTGCCATTTTTTCTACAGATAGGTATATTGTTGAAAAAGCTTCTAAAGTATTAGAAAATGCCGCTGGAAATTTTTACATTAACGACAAACCAACAGGAGCAGTTGTTGGGCAACAACCATTTGGTGGAGCAAGAGCTTCTGGAACAAATGACAAAGCTGGTTCTGCACAAAACTTGTTACGTTGGACTTCTGTTAGATTGATAAAAGAAACATTTGTATCTCCTCAAGATTACAAATATCCTTTTCTAGGGTAA
- a CDS encoding NRDE family protein: MCTVTYLPLENNNFILTSNRDETPLRKTIPPKKYVENGVEITYPKDALAGGTWIGFSEKKRLVCLLNGGFTIHKRKISYKMSRGIIVKNILTNENALEYIKNFDFTDIEPFTLVFVDWNQTLETYELVWDGEEKHFRKLPQEPKIWSSSTLYTEEMKQLRKEWFAEFLKNNTEFKQQEIIAFHNNEELGTVETSPKIKREFVETVSITSVIKNASEIEMSYIDFLEK; encoded by the coding sequence ATGTGTACAGTTACCTATTTACCTCTTGAGAATAATAATTTTATTTTAACATCTAATAGAGACGAAACTCCATTAAGAAAAACAATTCCACCTAAAAAATATGTTGAAAATGGGGTGGAAATAACGTATCCTAAAGATGCTTTAGCAGGAGGAACATGGATTGGGTTCAGTGAAAAAAAACGCCTAGTTTGTTTGCTAAATGGTGGTTTTACAATTCATAAAAGAAAAATTTCTTATAAAATGAGTCGTGGAATTATCGTAAAAAATATTCTTACAAATGAGAATGCTCTTGAGTATATTAAAAATTTCGATTTTACAGATATAGAGCCTTTTACCTTAGTTTTTGTAGATTGGAACCAAACTTTAGAAACGTATGAATTGGTTTGGGATGGAGAGGAAAAACATTTTCGAAAATTACCACAAGAACCTAAAATTTGGTCTTCTTCTACTTTATATACTGAAGAAATGAAACAATTAAGAAAAGAGTGGTTTGCCGAATTTTTAAAAAATAATACTGAATTTAAGCAACAAGAAATTATAGCATTTCATAATAATGAAGAATTAGGAACAGTTGAGACTTCACCAAAAATAAAACGAGAATTTGTGGAAACTGTAAGTATTACTTCAGTTATAAAAAACGCTTCAGAAATTGAGATGAGTTATATAGATTTTCTTGAAAAATAA
- the apaG gene encoding Co2+/Mg2+ efflux protein ApaG has product MIQQITKGIKISVAIEYNGTSLRNTKLYYIFAYEITIENKSNNTVKLTDRFWKIYDSLNPTEIVSGEGVVGQTPILKPNDVYTYTSGCFLQSNMGAMKGFYTMINLENYEQFKVFIPTFQLTTPVLSN; this is encoded by the coding sequence ATGATTCAACAAATTACAAAAGGAATTAAAATTTCTGTAGCAATAGAATATAATGGTACTAGTTTACGGAATACGAAACTGTATTATATTTTTGCATACGAAATAACAATTGAGAATAAAAGCAATAACACTGTTAAACTTACAGATCGTTTTTGGAAAATATACGACTCTTTAAACCCTACAGAAATTGTAAGTGGCGAAGGTGTTGTTGGCCAAACCCCCATCTTAAAGCCAAATGATGTTTATACTTACACTTCTGGTTGTTTTTTACAATCTAACATGGGTGCTATGAAAGGGTTTTACACGATGATTAATCTAGAAAATTACGAGCAATTTAAAGTTTTTATTCCTACATTTCAACTAACAACACCTGTTTTATCAAACTAA
- a CDS encoding DUF5103 domain-containing protein: MIDIFVNMFKNTLFLFFLITIQFLNAQNIKTIQLRPLQENNFSAIVPLGTVLELSFDDLDADSKSYQYKIEHMTHDWQKSRLLSSQYIDGFDQNTIINVTNSFNTVQNYTHYSVQIPNTNSIITKSGNYLLSVLDSYDDVVFTRRFVLYENAAIIGVSVARSRNTKTLNTQQTVQFSVNHPDIRITNPSQEINVSIIKNYNWNETITDLQPTFFKPNQLLYTYTNKTNFWGGNEYLNFDSKVIRSRSVNIVKITNNNLFNLYIYPFTYNPFREYTYNPDINGQFVIRTLEANDPKTEADYAVMHFILEAEVPFKDKEVYVYGAFNNFEISEENKMYYNEESQTYNASILLKQGFYNYTFATLGKDNFVNTNEINGTFFETENVYNVLVYYKPFGSLYDRVIGVGTGFFNQNR, translated from the coding sequence ATGATTGATATTTTTGTAAATATGTTTAAAAATACACTTTTTCTTTTTTTTCTAATAACGATTCAATTTCTGAACGCACAGAATATTAAAACCATTCAACTAAGACCTTTGCAAGAAAATAATTTTTCTGCAATTGTACCTTTAGGAACTGTTTTAGAATTGTCTTTTGACGATTTAGATGCAGATAGTAAAAGCTATCAATATAAAATAGAACACATGACCCACGATTGGCAAAAAAGCAGGTTACTTTCCAGCCAATATATAGATGGTTTCGACCAAAACACCATTATAAATGTTACCAATTCATTCAATACTGTTCAAAATTATACGCATTATTCTGTTCAAATTCCGAATACAAACTCCATAATTACCAAAAGCGGGAATTATCTTTTATCGGTTTTAGATTCTTATGATGATGTTGTTTTTACAAGACGATTTGTTTTGTATGAAAATGCAGCAATTATTGGGGTTTCTGTTGCCAGAAGCAGAAATACAAAAACTTTAAACACACAACAAACTGTTCAGTTTTCGGTAAATCATCCAGATATTCGTATAACCAATCCTAGTCAAGAAATTAATGTTTCGATTATAAAAAACTATAATTGGAACGAAACAATTACAGATTTACAACCTACTTTTTTTAAACCTAACCAGCTTTTATATACCTATACAAATAAAACAAATTTTTGGGGAGGAAACGAATATTTAAACTTCGACAGTAAGGTAATTAGAAGTAGAAGTGTAAATATTGTAAAAATTACGAACAACAATCTTTTTAACCTATACATTTATCCTTTTACCTACAACCCTTTTAGAGAATACACTTATAACCCAGATATTAATGGACAGTTTGTAATTAGAACTTTAGAAGCGAACGATCCAAAAACCGAAGCAGATTATGCAGTAATGCATTTTATCTTAGAAGCAGAAGTTCCTTTTAAAGACAAAGAAGTATATGTATATGGCGCTTTTAATAATTTTGAAATCTCAGAAGAAAACAAAATGTATTATAATGAAGAAAGCCAAACTTACAATGCAAGTATTTTACTAAAACAAGGTTTTTACAACTATACATTTGCCACTTTAGGAAAAGATAATTTTGTAAACACCAACGAAATTAATGGTACTTTTTTCGAAACTGAAAATGTTTACAATGTTCTGGTGTATTACAAACCATTTGGAAGTTTGTATGACAGAGTTATTGGGGTAGGTACTGGATTTTTCAACCAGAACCGCTAA
- a CDS encoding Na(+)-translocating NADH-quinone reductase subunit A yields MSKDIRIKKGLDIKLVGIADKTTTNSTQSSIYAVKPEDFHGITPKLIAKEGTEVKAGEALFHSKNDERLLFPSPVSGKVIEVVRGARRKVLAVKISADATQTYKDFGTKNAGSMSSEEVINYLLAAGCWPFIKQRPYDVVANPNQAPKAIFVSGYASAPLAADLDYTLAGKETQLQAAIDAISKLTEGKVHVSVGANSSSPLSGLQGVELHKVSGPHPSGNVGTQIAKIDPINKGEVVWVVTPQDLVVIGELLLTGKLNLTRTVALTGSQFKNPQYVTAIAGATVADFTQGNLQNDNTRIISGNVLSGKQVKEDEFLGYYDNQITAIPEGDDYEFFGWNKPIFNKISASRALTFSWLTPNKKYDLNTNTNGEHRAFVVTGAYEQVFPLDIYPMQLLKAFMYKDLDEMEALGGYEVAPEDFALTEFICVSKQPHQKIIREGLDLMREELG; encoded by the coding sequence ATGTCAAAAGACATTCGTATTAAAAAAGGCTTAGATATTAAGCTTGTTGGCATTGCAGATAAAACTACAACGAATAGTACTCAAAGTAGTATTTATGCAGTTAAGCCAGAAGATTTTCACGGAATAACACCTAAACTTATTGCTAAAGAAGGTACAGAAGTAAAAGCTGGAGAAGCACTTTTTCATTCGAAAAACGACGAGCGTCTTTTATTTCCAAGTCCCGTTTCTGGTAAAGTAATAGAGGTTGTTCGTGGAGCAAGAAGAAAGGTGTTAGCAGTTAAAATTTCTGCAGATGCAACACAAACTTATAAAGATTTTGGAACTAAAAATGCGGGCTCTATGTCCTCAGAAGAAGTGATAAATTATTTATTAGCAGCAGGTTGTTGGCCATTTATAAAACAGCGTCCTTACGATGTGGTTGCAAATCCAAATCAGGCTCCAAAAGCTATTTTTGTATCTGGGTATGCAAGTGCACCTCTAGCTGCAGACTTAGATTATACTTTGGCTGGTAAAGAAACACAATTGCAAGCAGCAATCGATGCAATTTCTAAATTAACAGAAGGTAAAGTACATGTTTCTGTTGGCGCAAATTCTAGTTCTCCTTTATCAGGTTTACAAGGAGTAGAATTGCATAAGGTTTCAGGCCCACATCCTTCAGGAAATGTAGGAACTCAAATTGCAAAAATAGACCCTATTAATAAAGGTGAAGTTGTTTGGGTAGTTACACCACAAGATTTAGTAGTTATTGGAGAGTTATTATTAACTGGAAAATTAAACTTAACAAGAACTGTGGCTTTAACAGGTTCTCAATTTAAAAACCCACAATATGTAACTGCAATTGCAGGGGCAACTGTTGCAGATTTTACACAAGGGAATTTACAAAACGATAATACAAGAATTATTAGCGGAAACGTACTTTCTGGAAAGCAAGTAAAAGAAGACGAATTCTTAGGTTATTACGACAATCAAATAACAGCAATTCCAGAAGGAGACGATTATGAATTTTTTGGTTGGAACAAACCAATTTTCAATAAAATCTCTGCCTCAAGAGCTTTAACTTTTTCTTGGTTAACACCAAATAAAAAGTACGATTTAAATACAAATACAAATGGAGAGCACAGAGCATTTGTGGTTACAGGTGCTTACGAACAAGTGTTTCCTTTAGATATTTATCCAATGCAACTGTTAAAAGCATTTATGTATAAAGATTTAGATGAAATGGAAGCTTTAGGTGGTTACGAAGTAGCACCAGAAGACTTTGCGCTTACAGAATTTATCTGTGTATCTAAACAGCCTCATCAGAAGATAATTCGTGAAGGTTTAGATTTAATGAGAGAAGAATTAGGATAA
- a CDS encoding NADH:ubiquinone reductase (Na(+)-transporting) subunit B yields the protein MSLKQNLHNLKEKYKGTKMAPAFNAIHTFLYLPNEVTHKGETHIKAADDLKRTMNIVIMALIPCLIFGMFNAGYQHYAAIERAQGITSEFSLLGSFLTWDNLWIGIIKVLPLVIVSYGVGLLVEFIFAVIKGHEVEEGYLVTGMLVPLIVPVDTPLWMLAVAVVFGVVIGKEVFGGTGMNILNPALTIRAFLFFAYPTWMSGDKVWVYDAVERTGTADAISGETILGSYAQGHEVVYSMWDKFMGFIPGSVGETSTLLILLGAAFLIFTKIGSWRIILSTFIGAAVMGLIFNQVVAADIITESSKFYGLMSTVWWEHLIIGGLAFGAVYMATDPVTASQTNKGKWIYGFLIGFLSIMIRVFNPAYPEGVFLAILLMNVFAPTIDHYVVQGNIKKRRKRLKAKTA from the coding sequence ATGAGCTTAAAACAAAACTTACACAATTTAAAAGAGAAATATAAAGGAACGAAAATGGCACCTGCGTTTAACGCAATCCATACTTTTTTATATTTACCGAACGAAGTTACTCACAAAGGAGAAACTCACATTAAAGCAGCAGACGATTTAAAGCGTACAATGAATATTGTAATTATGGCTTTAATTCCTTGTTTGATTTTTGGAATGTTTAATGCAGGTTACCAACATTATGCAGCTATAGAAAGAGCACAAGGAATTACTTCAGAGTTTTCTTTATTGGGGTCTTTTTTAACTTGGGATAACCTTTGGATAGGAATTATAAAAGTTTTACCATTAGTAATTGTTTCTTATGGAGTAGGTCTTTTAGTAGAATTTATTTTCGCAGTTATAAAAGGGCACGAAGTAGAAGAAGGGTATTTAGTAACAGGAATGTTAGTTCCATTAATTGTACCTGTAGATACACCTTTATGGATGTTAGCAGTTGCAGTAGTTTTTGGGGTGGTAATTGGTAAAGAGGTATTTGGAGGAACAGGAATGAATATCTTAAACCCTGCTCTAACCATTAGAGCATTTTTATTCTTTGCCTATCCAACTTGGATGTCTGGAGATAAAGTATGGGTGTATGATGCAGTAGAAAGAACAGGAACTGCAGATGCAATTTCTGGAGAAACAATTCTGGGAAGTTACGCACAAGGGCACGAAGTTGTTTATTCTATGTGGGACAAATTTATGGGATTCATCCCAGGTTCTGTAGGAGAAACATCAACATTATTAATATTATTAGGAGCCGCTTTTTTAATTTTCACAAAAATTGGAAGTTGGAGAATTATTCTTTCAACTTTTATTGGAGCAGCAGTAATGGGCTTAATTTTCAATCAAGTGGTTGCAGCAGATATTATTACAGAATCCAGTAAATTTTATGGATTAATGAGTACTGTTTGGTGGGAACATTTAATAATTGGTGGTTTGGCATTTGGTGCAGTTTATATGGCAACAGATCCTGTAACAGCATCACAAACAAATAAAGGAAAATGGATTTATGGTTTCTTAATTGGTTTCTTATCAATTATGATTCGTGTATTTAACCCAGCATATCCAGAAGGAGTATTCTTAGCAATTTTATTAATGAATGTATTTGCACCAACCATAGACCACTATGTTGTGCAAGGAAACATTAAGAAAAGAAGAAAACGTTTAAAAGCTAAAACAGCTTAA
- a CDS encoding Na(+)-translocating NADH-quinone reductase subunit C, giving the protein MSNKTDSNSYTIIFAIIMVVIVGSLLAFTASSLKPTIKENERMEKQQNILYAMGVNENEEGSITFISTDKVADVFAEKITEQIVIEVKDGKIIKEMNREEFMAANNKKEPYLIDIKKQQTRAKNGKSRFLPLFKGEQEGKTVYVAPIRGKGLWDAIWGYVALDTDMVVRGAFFDHAGETPGLGANIKQRYFMDDFYGEKLLTDAGVFKGITVAKGNNDPLNKDKDDHEVDALAGATITGDGVAAMIKKDLKLYLPYFQKLKNKN; this is encoded by the coding sequence ATGAGTAATAAAACAGATAGTAATAGTTATACAATTATTTTTGCCATTATAATGGTGGTAATAGTAGGTTCGTTATTAGCATTTACAGCATCGTCATTAAAACCTACAATTAAGGAAAATGAGCGAATGGAAAAGCAACAAAATATTTTGTACGCTATGGGTGTTAATGAAAATGAAGAAGGAAGCATTACCTTTATTTCTACAGATAAAGTAGCAGATGTTTTTGCAGAAAAAATTACAGAACAAATTGTAATAGAGGTTAAAGATGGTAAAATTATTAAAGAAATGAATCGCGAAGAATTCATGGCAGCCAATAATAAAAAAGAACCTTATTTAATAGATATTAAAAAACAACAAACTAGAGCAAAAAACGGAAAATCGAGATTCTTACCTTTATTTAAAGGAGAACAAGAAGGAAAAACCGTTTATGTAGCACCAATAAGAGGTAAAGGTCTTTGGGATGCCATTTGGGGTTATGTTGCTTTAGATACAGATATGGTTGTAAGAGGAGCATTTTTCGATCATGCAGGAGAAACTCCTGGTTTAGGAGCCAACATAAAACAACGCTACTTTATGGACGATTTTTATGGTGAAAAATTATTAACAGATGCAGGAGTGTTCAAAGGAATTACAGTTGCAAAAGGAAATAACGACCCATTAAATAAAGATAAAGACGACCACGAAGTAGATGCTTTAGCAGGTGCAACAATTACAGGAGATGGTGTTGCTGCAATGATAAAAAAGGATTTAAAGTTGTACTTACCATACTTCCAAAAATTAAAAAATAAAAACTAA
- a CDS encoding NADH:ubiquinone reductase (Na(+)-transporting) subunit D, producing the protein MALLSKKDTKLITDPLADNNPITIQVLGICSALAITAELKASLVMGVAVLFVLGVGNVVISLMRNIIPSKIRIIVQLIVVASLVIIVDQVLKAYAYELSKTLAVFVGLIITNCIIMGRFEAFALANGPWKSFLDGIGNALGYAVILLIVGFFRELLGSGTLFGIPVLGDPIEKTGLYATGYENNGFMLMPPMALIVVGLIIWVQRSRNKALIED; encoded by the coding sequence ATGGCACTACTTTCAAAAAAAGACACAAAGTTAATCACAGATCCATTAGCAGATAATAACCCAATTACAATTCAGGTATTAGGTATTTGTTCTGCATTAGCAATTACTGCAGAGTTAAAAGCTTCTTTAGTAATGGGTGTTGCAGTATTATTTGTATTAGGGGTTGGTAATGTTGTAATCTCTTTAATGAGAAACATTATTCCTTCTAAAATTAGAATTATTGTACAGCTAATTGTAGTTGCTTCTTTGGTAATTATTGTAGATCAAGTTTTAAAAGCATACGCTTACGAGTTAAGTAAAACGTTGGCAGTATTCGTAGGTTTAATTATTACAAACTGTATTATTATGGGGCGTTTTGAAGCTTTTGCTTTGGCAAACGGACCTTGGAAATCTTTCTTAGACGGAATTGGAAACGCTTTAGGATACGCAGTTATTTTATTAATCGTTGGTTTCTTTAGAGAATTATTAGGTTCTGGAACTTTATTCGGAATTCCAGTTTTAGGAGATCCCATTGAAAAAACAGGATTGTATGCTACTGGTTACGAAAACAACGGATTTATGTTAATGCCTCCAATGGCGTTAATCGTTGTAGGGTTAATTATCTGGGTACAAAGAAGTAGAAACAAAGCATTAATAGAAGATTAA
- the nqrE gene encoding NADH:ubiquinone reductase (Na(+)-transporting) subunit E, which yields MEHVELFFKSIFIDNMVFAVFLGMCSYLAVSKKVATAVGLGAAVIFVLAITVPLNWLLDQYLLQPGALVWLGDEFADYDLGFLSFIMFIATIATMVQLVEIIVEKFSPSLYNSLGIFLPLIAVNCAILGGSLFMQAREIESLGLAFNYGISSGIGWFLAILAIAAIREKIRYSNVPPALRGLGITFIITGLMGIGFLSFGGMLTGGDEEGEPSTEPQVVTEKVVKKDLEKEEIAKNTKTIN from the coding sequence ATGGAGCACGTAGAATTATTTTTCAAATCAATTTTTATTGATAATATGGTGTTTGCGGTTTTCTTAGGTATGTGTTCATACTTAGCCGTATCTAAAAAAGTAGCAACAGCAGTTGGTTTAGGAGCTGCAGTAATTTTTGTATTGGCAATAACAGTTCCTTTAAACTGGTTGTTAGACCAATATTTATTACAACCAGGTGCATTAGTTTGGTTGGGTGACGAATTTGCAGATTACGATTTAGGATTTCTCTCTTTTATTATGTTTATCGCAACTATTGCAACAATGGTACAATTGGTAGAGATAATTGTAGAGAAATTTTCACCATCATTATATAACTCATTAGGTATTTTCTTACCATTAATTGCAGTAAACTGTGCAATTTTAGGAGGTTCTTTATTTATGCAAGCAAGAGAAATAGAGTCTTTAGGTTTGGCATTTAATTACGGAATTTCTTCTGGAATTGGTTGGTTTTTAGCAATTTTAGCAATTGCTGCAATTCGTGAGAAAATTAGATATTCAAATGTTCCACCAGCATTAAGAGGTTTAGGAATTACTTTTATAATTACTGGTTTAATGGGAATAGGTTTTTTAAGTTTTGGAGGAATGTTAACTGGTGGAGATGAAGAAGGAGAACCTTCTACAGAGCCACAAGTTGTTACTGAAAAGGTGGTAAAAAAAGATTTAGAAAAAGAAGAAATAGCAAAAAATACTAAAACTATAAATTAA
- the nqrF gene encoding NADH:ubiquinone reductase (Na(+)-transporting) subunit F: protein MILAAGTTGTVIATVVAFLIIALLLITLLLVVKQKLSPSGPVKIMINGEREIEVASGDSLLSTLGNNKIFLPSACGGGGTCIQCECHVTEGGGEALPTEIPHFSRKELKEGARLACQVKVKQNMNISIPEEVFGIKKWDAVVVRNYNVASFIKEFVVEIPEDMGYKAGGYIQIEIPPCEVKFEDMDITAHPEEHDTPDKFEAEWNKFKLRPLVMKNTETVERAYSMASYPAEGREIMLNVRIATPPFDRAKGGWMDVNPGVASSYIFNLKKGDKCVISGPYGEFFINESDAEMLYVGGGAGMAPMRSHLYHLFRTLKTGRKVTYWYGGRSKAELFYIDHFRALEKDFPNFKFFIALSDPLESDNWKVKKDINDESGDGFVGFIHNCVIDNYLNHHEAPEDLELYFCGPPLMNKAVQKMGEDFGMPDENIRFDDFGG from the coding sequence ATGATTTTAGCAGCAGGAACAACAGGAACTGTAATCGCAACAGTAGTAGCATTTTTAATAATAGCTTTATTATTAATTACATTATTATTAGTTGTAAAACAAAAATTATCGCCATCTGGACCCGTAAAAATTATGATTAATGGAGAAAGAGAAATAGAAGTAGCTTCAGGAGATTCTTTATTATCTACTTTAGGGAATAATAAAATTTTCTTACCATCTGCTTGTGGTGGAGGTGGAACATGTATTCAATGCGAATGCCACGTAACAGAAGGTGGAGGTGAAGCTTTACCAACGGAAATTCCTCATTTTTCAAGAAAAGAATTAAAAGAAGGAGCACGTTTGGCTTGCCAAGTTAAAGTAAAACAAAATATGAATATTTCTATTCCAGAAGAAGTTTTTGGGATTAAGAAATGGGATGCAGTTGTCGTAAGAAATTATAATGTTGCTTCTTTTATTAAGGAATTTGTAGTAGAAATTCCAGAAGATATGGGTTATAAAGCTGGTGGATATATTCAAATTGAAATTCCTCCTTGTGAAGTAAAGTTCGAAGATATGGACATTACTGCACACCCAGAAGAGCACGATACTCCAGATAAATTCGAAGCAGAATGGAACAAGTTTAAACTACGTCCATTAGTAATGAAAAATACAGAAACTGTAGAAAGAGCCTATTCTATGGCTTCTTATCCAGCAGAAGGAAGAGAAATTATGTTAAACGTTCGTATTGCAACACCTCCATTTGATAGAGCAAAAGGTGGTTGGATGGATGTAAATCCAGGAGTTGCCTCTTCGTATATTTTCAACTTAAAAAAAGGAGACAAATGTGTAATTTCTGGTCCTTATGGAGAGTTCTTCATTAACGAATCGGATGCAGAAATGTTATACGTTGGTGGTGGAGCAGGAATGGCGCCAATGCGTTCTCACTTGTATCACTTATTTAGAACTCTTAAAACAGGTAGAAAAGTAACTTATTGGTATGGTGGACGTTCGAAAGCAGAATTGTTTTACATCGACCACTTTAGAGCATTAGAAAAAGATTTTCCAAACTTTAAATTTTTTATTGCATTATCAGACCCTTTAGAATCGGATAATTGGAAAGTTAAAAAAGATATTAATGACGAAAGTGGAGATGGTTTTGTAGGATTTATTCACAATTGTGTAATCGATAATTACTTGAACCATCATGAAGCACCAGAAGACTTAGAATTGTACTTCTGTGGACCTCCATTAATGAACAAAGCAGTACAAAAAATGGGAGAAGATTTTGGTATGCCAGATGAAAACATCCGTTTTGACGACTTTGGAGGATAG
- a CDS encoding Na(+)-translocating NADH-quinone reductase subunit F, translated as MKTSKRLEQALIKLYNAFHNNRLNPEDCTACAVGNILDNLDSWKHLSNDHGSLELSYVGRVHENLGRKFNGYSPLEILQIEKIFLETCGFKTPLCHYNSKPKNATDKEVLFKGLCNVVAYLCKLDNIPNVMDYSKLFEYERDEPVYHLETFLN; from the coding sequence ATGAAAACTTCCAAAAGATTAGAGCAAGCCTTAATAAAATTGTATAATGCTTTTCACAACAACAGGCTAAATCCTGAAGATTGTACTGCTTGTGCTGTTGGAAATATTTTAGACAATTTAGATAGTTGGAAGCATCTTTCTAACGATCATGGTTCTTTAGAATTAAGTTATGTTGGAAGAGTTCACGAAAATCTGGGTAGAAAATTTAATGGCTATTCACCTTTAGAAATTTTACAAATCGAAAAGATTTTTTTAGAAACTTGTGGTTTTAAAACACCTTTGTGTCATTATAACTCCAAACCCAAAAACGCGACAGATAAAGAAGTTTTATTTAAAGGTTTGTGTAATGTTGTGGCTTATTTATGTAAGTTGGATAATATACCAAATGTAATGGATTATTCGAAATTATTTGAATATGAAAGAGATGAACCTGTATATCATCTCGAAACATTTTTAAACTAG